One genomic segment of Macaca fascicularis isolate 582-1 chromosome 19, T2T-MFA8v1.1 includes these proteins:
- the APC2 gene encoding adenomatous polyposis coli protein 2 isoform X1: MASSVAPYEQLVRQVEALKAENSHLRQELRDNSSHLSKLETETSGMKEVLKHLQGKLEQEARVLVSSGQTEVLEQLKALQMDITSLYNLKFQPPALGPEPASQTPEGSPVHGSGPSKDSFGELSRATIRLLEELDRERCLLLNEIEKEEKEKLWYYSQLQGLSKRLDELPHVETQFSMQMDLIRQQLEFEAQHIRSLMEERFGTSDEMVQRAQIRASRLEQIDKELLEAQDRVQQTEPQALLAVKSVPVDEDPETEVPTHPEDGTPQPGNSKVEVVFWLLSMLATRDQEDTARTLLAMSSSPESCVAMRRSGCLPLLLQILHGTEAAAGGRAGAPGAPGAKDARMRANAALHNIVFSQPDQGLARKEMRVLHVLEQIRAYCETCWDWLQARDGAPEGGGASGAPVPIEPQICQATCAVMKLSFDEEYRRAMNELGGLQAVAELLQVDYEMHKMTRDPLNLALRRYAGMTLTNLTFGDVANKATLCARRGCMEAIVAQLASDSEELHQVVSSILRNLSWRADINSKKVLREAGSVTALVQCVLRATKESTLKSVLSALWNLSAHSTENKAAICQVDSALGFLVSTLTYKCQSNSLAIIESGGGILRNVSSLIATREDYRQVLRDHNCLQTLLQHLTSHSLTIVSNACGTLWNLSARSARDQELLWDLGAVGMLRNLVHSKHKMIAMGSAAALRNLLAHRPAKHQAAATAVSPGSCVPSLYVRKQRALEAELDARHLAQALEHLEKHRPPAAEATSKKPLPPLRHLDGLAQDYASDSGCFDDDDAPSSLAAAAATGEPASPAALSLFLGSPFLQGQALARTPPTRRGGKEAEKDASGEAAVAAKAKAKLALAVARIDQLVEDISALHTSSDDSFSLSSGDPGQEAPREGRAQSCSPCRGPEGGRREAGSRAHPLLRLKAAHASLSNDSLNSGSASDGYCPREHMLPCPLAALASRREDPRCGQPRPSRLDLDLPGSQAEPPAREATSADARVRTIKLSPTYQHVPLLEGASRAGAEPLAGPGTSPGARKQAWLPADHLSKVPEKLAAAPLSVASKALQKLVAQEGPLSLSRCSSLSSLSSAGRPGPSEGGDLDDTDSSLEGLEEAGPGEAELDSVWRAPGATSLPVAIPAPRRNRGRGLGVEDATPSSSSENYVQETPLVLSRCSSVSSLGSFESPSIASSIPSDPCSGQGSGTISPSELPDSPGQTMPPSRSKTPPLAPAPQGPPEASQFSLQWESYVKRFLDIADCRERCRLPSELDAGSVRFTVEKPDENFSCASSLSALALHEHYVQQDVELRLLPSACPERGGGTGGAGLHFAGHRRREEGPAPTGSRPRGAADQELELLRECLGAAVPARLRKVASALVPGRRALPVPVYMLVPAPARAQEDDSCTDSAEGTPVNFSSAASLSDETLQGPPRDQPGGPEGRQRPTGRPTSARQAVGHRHKAGGAGRSVEQARGTGKNRAGLELPLGRPPSAPADKDDSKPGRTRGDGALQSLCLTTPTEEAVYCFYGNDSDEEPPAAAPTPTHRRTSAIPRALTRERLQGRKEAPAPSKAAPSAPPPTRAQPSLIADETPPCYSLSSSASSLSEPEPPEPPSVSPRGQEPAVTKDPGPRGGRDSSPSPRAAEELLQRCISSALPRRRPPVSGLRRRKPRATRLDERPAEGSREHGEEAAGSDRASDLDSVEWRAIQEGANSIVTWLHQAAAATREASSESDSILSFVSGLSVGSTLQPPKHRKGRQAGGEMGSARRPEKRGAASAKTSGSPRSPAGPEKPRGTQKTTPGVPAVLRGRTVIYVPSPAPRAQPKGTPGPRATPRKVAPPCLAQSAAPAKVPSPGQQRSRSLHRPGKTSELGTLSQPPRSATPPARLAKTPSSSSSQTSPASQPLPRKRPLVTQAAGPLPGPGASPVPKTPARTLLAKQHKTQRSPVRIPFMQKPARRGPPPLARAVPEPGPRGRAGTEAGPGARGGRLGLVRVASALSSGSESSDRSGFRRQLTFIKESPGLRRRRSELSSAESAASAPQGTSPRRGRPALPAVFLCSSRCEELRAAPRQAPARQRPPAARPGPGERPARRTSSESPSRLPVRAPAARPETVKRYASLPHISVARRPDGAVPAAPAPADAARRSSDGEPRSLPRVAAPGTTWRRIRDEDVPHILRSTLPATALPLRGSTPEDAPAGPPPRKTSDAVVQTEEVAAPKTNSSTSPSLESREPPGAPASGQLSLLGSDVDGPSLAKAPISAPFVHEGLGVAVGGFPASRHGSPSRSARVPPFNYVPSPMVVAATTDSAAEKAPATSSATLLE, from the exons ATCCGCGCCTCGCGCCTGGAGCAGATTGACAAGGAGCTGCTGGAGGCGCAGGACCGAGTGCAGCAGACAGAGCCCCAG GCCTTGCTGGCGGTGAAGTCTGTGCCGGTGGACGAGGACCCGGAGACAGAGGTCCCCACACACCCTGAGGATGGCACCCCTCAACCGGGCAACAGCAAG GTGGAGGTGGTCTTCTGGCTGTTGTCCATGTTGGCGACGCGCGACCAGGAGGATACAGCGCGCACGCTACTGGCCATGTCAAGCTCGCCCGAGAGCTGCGTGGCCATGCGCCGCTCGGGCTGTCTGCCACTGCTGCTGCAAATCCTCCACGGCACTGAGGCCGCGGCCGGGGGTCGCGCCGGGGCCCCAGGAGCACCGGGCGCCAAAGACGCACGCATGCGCGCCAACGCGGCGCTGCACAACATCGTCTTCTCGCAGCCGGACCAGGGCCTGGCACGCAAGGAGATGCGCGTCCTGCACGTGCTGGAGCAGATCCGTGCCTACTGCGAGACCTGCTGGGACTGGCTGCAGGCCCGAGACGGCGCGCCCGAGGGAGGCGGCGCCAGCGGCG CCCCGGTCCCCATCGAGCCGCAGATCTGCCAGGCCACCTGTGCGGTTATGAAGCTGTCCTTTGACGAGGAGTACCGCCGTGCCATGAACGAGCTGG GTGGGCTGCAGGCCGTGGCAGAGCTGCTGCAGGTTGACTATGAGATGCACAAGATGACCCGGGACCCGCTGAACCTGGCGCTGCGCCGCTACGCGGGCATGACCCTCACCAACCTCACCTTTGGGGATGTTGCCAACAAG GCCACCCTGTGTGCGCGCCGGGGCTGCATGGAGGCCATCGTGGCCCAGCTGGCCTCGGACAGTGAGGAGCTCCACCAG GTGGTGTCCAGCATCCTTCGGAACTTGTCCTGGAGGGCCGATATCAACAGCAAGAAGGTGCTGAGGGAAGCGGGCAGCGTGACAGCCCTGGTGCAGTGTGTCCTGCGGGCCACCAAG GAGTCCACCCTGAAGAGTGTGCTGAGTGCCCTGTGGAATCTGTCTGCACACAGCACGGAGAACAAGGCGGCCATCTGCCAGGTGGACAGCGCCCTGGGCTTCCTGGTGAGCACCCTGACCTACAAGTGCCAGAGCAACTCGCTGGCCATCATCGAGAGCGGCGGCGGCATCCTCCGCAACGTGTCCAGCCTCATCGCCACCCGTGAGGACTACAG GCAGGTGCTCCGGGATCACAACTGCCTGCAGACGCTGTTGCAGCATCTGACCTCGCACAGCCTGACCATCGTGAGCAACGCATGCGGCACACTCTGGAACCTATCAGCCCGCAGCGCGCGAGACCAGGAGCTGCTGTGGGACCTGGGCGCTGTGGGCATGCTGCGCAATCTGGTGCACTCCAAACACAAGATGATCGCCATGGGCAGCGCCGCCGCCCTGCGCAACCTGCTCGCCCATCGACCTGCCAAGCACCAGGCGGCCGCCACCGCCGTGTCCCCAGGCAGCTGCGTGCCCAGCCTGTACGTGCGCAAGCAGCGGGCGCTGGAGGCCGAGCTGGACGCACGGCACCTGGCGCAGGCGCTGGAGCACCTGGAGAAGCACCGCCCGCCGGCAGCCGAGGCCACCAGCAAGAAGCCGCTGCCGCCCCTGCGACACCTGGACGGCCTGGCCCAAGACTATGCTTCCGATTCTGGCTGCTTTGACGACGACGATGCACCGTCATCCCTGGCCGCGGCCGCGGCCACCGGGGAGCCAGCCAGCCCTGCCGCGTTGTCCCTCTTCCTGGGCAGCCCCTTCCTGCAGGGGCAGGCGCTGGCCCGCACCCCGCCCACCCGCCGAGGCGGCAAGGAGGCAGAGAAGGACGCCAGTGGGGAGGCGGCCGTGGCGGCCAAGGCCAAGGCCAAGCTGGCGCTTGCAGTGGCGCGCATCGACCAGCTGGTGGAGGACATCTCCGCCCTGCATACCTCGTCCGACGATAGCTTCAGCCTCAGCTCTGGAGACCCGGGGCAGGAGGCGCCACGGGAGGGCCGCGCCCAGTCCTGCTCCCCATGCCGCGGCCCGGAGGGTGGGCGGCGAGAGGCAGGAAGCCGGGCGCACCCGCTGCTGCGGCTCAAGGCGGCCCACGCCAGCCTCTCCAACGACAGCCTCAACAGTGGCAGTGCCAGCGACGGGTACTGCCCACGCGAACACATGCTGCCTTGCCCGCTGGCCGCACTGGCTTCGCGCCGCGAGGACCCCAGGTGTGGGCAGCCTCGGCCCAGCCGGCTTGACCTTGACCTGCCGGGCAGCCAGGCCGAGCCGCCTGCCCGTGAAGCCACATCCGCCGACGCCCGCGTGCGTACCATCAAGCTGTCACCTACCTACCAGCACGTGCCACTGCTCGAGGGTGCCTCAAGGGCGGGTGCGGAGCCCCTCGCGGGGCCTGGAACCTCTCCAGGGGCCCGGAAGCAGGCCTGGCTGCCGGCAGACCACCTGAGCAAAGTTCCTGAGAAGCTAGCAGCCGCCCCGCTGTCCGTGGCCAGCAAGGCACTGCAGAAGCTGGTGGCGCAGGAGGGTCCGCTCTCGTTGTCCCGATGCAGCTCCCTTTCCTCACTGTCCTCTGCCGGCCGCCCAGGCCCCAGCGAGGGCGGTGACCTGGATGACACTGACTCCTCTctggaggggctggaggaggcggGCCCCGGCGAGGCTGAGCTGGACAGCGTGTGGCGGGCACCCGGGGCCACCTCGCTGCCCGTAGCCATTCCGGCTCCCCGGCGCAACCGAGGCCGGGGCCTGGGGGTGGAGGACGCCACGCCGTCCAGCTCCTCAGAGAACTACGTGCAGGAGACACCGCTGGTGCTGAGCCGCTGCAGCTCTGTGAGCTCGCTGGGTAGCTTTGAGAGCCCGTCCATTGCCAGCTCCATCCCCAGTGACCCTTGCAGCGGGCAGGGCAGCGGCACCATCAGCCCTAGCGAACTGCCCGACAGCCCCGGGCAGACCATGCCTCCCAGCCGGAGCAAGACGCCGCCACTAGCGCCTGCGCCGCAGGGTCCCCCCGAGGCCAGCCAGTTCAGCCTGCAGTGGGAGAGCTACGTGAAGCGCTTCCTGGACATCGCCGACTGCCGAGAACGCTGCCGGCTGCCGTCTGAGCTGGACGCAGGCAGCGTGCGCTTCACCGTGGAGAAGCCGGATGAGAACTTCTCGTGCGCCTCGAGCCTCAGCGCGCTGGCCTTGCACGAGCACTACGTGCAGCAGGACGTGGAGCTGCGGCTGCTGCCCTCGGCCTGCCCAGAGCGCGGCGGGGGCACAGGGGGCGCCGGCCTCCACTTTGCAGGGCACCGGCGACGGGAGGAGGGGCCAGCGCCCACGGGTTCTCGCCCCCGCGGTGCCGCGGACCAGGAGTTGGAGCTGCTGCGGGAGTGCCTGGGGGCAGCCGTGCCTGCCAGGCTGCGCAAGGTGGCCTCGGCGCTGGTGCCAGGTCGCCGCGCGCTCCCCGTGCCCGTCTACATGTTGGTGCCCGCCCCTGCCCGGGCCCAGGAGGACGACTCCTGCACTGACTCCGCGGAGGGCACGCCAGTCAACTTCTCCAGCGCCGCCTCCCTCAGCGACGAGACACTGCAGGGACCCCCCAGGGACCAGCCCGGGGGACCAGAGGGCAGGCAAAGACCCACCGGCCGCCCCACCTCTGCCAGGCAGGCCGTGGGGCACCGGCACAAGGCGGGAGGCGCCGGCCGCAGCGTGGAGCAGGCTCGGGGCACCGGCAAGAACCGAGCAGGGCTGGAGCTGCCCCTGGGCCGGCCCCCGAGCGCCCCCGCAGACAAGGACGACTCGAAGCCCGGCCGGACCCGTGGGGACGGGGCACTTCAGTCGCTGTGCCTCACAACGCCCACCGAGGAGGCCGTGTACTGCTTCTATGGCAACGACTCGGACGAGGAGCCCCCGGCAGCTGCGCCCACGCCCACCCACCGGCGCACATCGGCCATCCCCCGCGCTCTTACCCGCGAGCGCCTGCAGGGCCGGAAGGAGGCCCCTGCCCCGTCCAAGGCCGCACCATCCGCCCCGCCGCCCACCCGGGCCCAGCCCAGCCTCATTGCTGACGAGACCCCGCCGTGCTACTCCCTGAGCTCCTCCGCCAGCTCCCTCAGCGAGCCCGAGCCCCCGGAGCCGCCCTCCGTCAGTCCACGAGGCCAGGAGCCCGCGGTCACCAAGGACCCGGGCCCGAGAGGCGGACGCGACAGCTCGCCCAGCCCGCGGGCAGCGGAGGAGCTTCTGCAGCGGTGCATCAGCTCGGCCCTGCCCAGGCGCCGGCCCCCCGTGTCCGGCCTGCGGCGCCGCAAGCCCCGAGCCACCCGGCTGGATGAGCGGCCTGCGGAGGGGTCCCGGGAACACGGCGAGGAGGCAGCGGGCTCGGACCGGGCCTCTGACCTGGACAGCGTGGAGTGGCGCGCCATCCAGGAGGGCGCCAACTCCATCGTCACGTGGCTGCACCAGGCAGCAGCTGCCACGCGCGAGGCCTCGTCCGAGTCCGACTCCATCCTGTCCTTTGTATCCGGGCTGTCAGTGGGGTCTACCCTACAGCCCCCCAAACACAGGAAGGGACGACAGGCGGGGGGCGAAATGGGCAGTGCCCGGCGGCCAGAGAAACGGGGCGCAGCCTCAGCCAAGACCAGCGGGAGCCCCCGTTCCCCTGCAGGCCCAGAGAAGCCACGTGGCACACAGAAGACCACGCCCGGGGTGCCAGCTGTGCTCCGGGGACGAACAGTGATCTATGTGCCCAGTCCGGCACCTCGTGCCCAGCCCAAAGGGACCCCCGGCCCCCGCGCCACACCGCGGAAGGTGGCGCCCCCTTGCCTGGCACAGTCCGCAGCTCCAGCCAAAGTCCCCAGCCCCGGACAGCAGCGGTCGCGGAGCCTACACCGGCCTGGCAAGACCTCGGAGCTGGGGACGCTGAGCCAGCCCCCCAGGAGCGCTACACCGCCCGCCCGCCTCGCCAAGAccccctcctccagctcctcccagACCTCGCCCgcctcccagcccctgcccagaAAGCGCCCCCTggtcactcaggctgcagggcCCCTGCCCGGCCCCGGGGCCTCCCCAGTGCCCAAGACGCCGGCGCGCACTCTTCTGGCGAAACAGCACAAGACGCAGAGGTCGCCCGTGCGTATCCCGTTCATGCAGAAGCCGGCCCGGCGGGGGCCGCCCCCGCTGGCTCGGGCAGTCCCGGAGCCGGGCCCCAGGGGCCGGGCGGGGACCGAGGCTGGCCCGGGAGCCCGCGGTGGCCGCCTGGGCCTGGTGCGCGTGGCCTCGGCCCTCTCCAGCGGCAGCGAGTCCTCCGACCGCTCAGGCTTCCGGCGACAGCTGACCTTCATCAAGGAGTCACCGGGCTTGCGGCGCCGCCGCTCCGAGCTATCCTCGGCCGAGTCTGCGGCCTCTGCCCCCCAGGGCACCTCGCCCCGCCGCGGCCGGCCCGCGCTGCCCGCCGTCTTCCTCTGCTCCTCGCGCTGCGAAGAGCTCCGAGCGGCACCCCGGCAGGCCCCGGCCCGGCAGCGGCCCCCCGCGGCCCGACCCGGCCCCGGCGAGCGCCCTGCCCGGCGCACCAGCTCCGAGAGCCCGTCCCGCCTGCCCGTGCGCGCGCCTGCCGCCCGGCCCGAGACGGTGAAGCGCTACGCGTCGCTGCCGCACATCAGCGTGGCCCGCAGACCCGACGGCGCCGTCCcggctgccccagccccagccgaCGCCGCGCGCCGCAGCAGCGACGGAGAGCCCCGGTCGCTCCCCAGGGTGGCTGCGCCGGGCACGACGTGGCGGCGCATCCGGGACGAGGACGTGCCCCACATCCTGCGCAGCACGCTGCCCGCCACGGCCCTGCCACTGCGGGGCTCCACGCCCGAGGACGCCCCGGCCGGGCCCCCGCCGCGCAAGACCAGCGACGCCGTGGTCCAGACTGAGGAGGTCGCCGCCCCCAAGACCAACTCCAGCACGTCCCCGAGCCTGGAGAGCAGGGAGCCCCCCGGGGCCCCCGCTAGCGGCCAGCTCTCCCTCCTTGGCAGCGACGTGGACGGGCCCAGCCTCGCCAAGGCTCCCATCTCCGCACCCTTCGTGCACGAGGGCCTGGGGGTCGCCGTGGGGGGCTTCCCCGCCAGCCGGCACGGCTCCCCCAGCCGCTCGGCCCGAGTACCCCCCTTCAACTATGTGCCCAGCCCCATGGTGGTCGCAGCCACCACCGACTCGGCCGCGGAGAAAGCCCCGGCCACCTCCTCCGCCACCCTCCTGGAATAG